The genomic segment CCCTCAAATACAACACGCGATCTTCATCATCGGGCAGCAGCAGCAGCCCTTCCTCAGCCCGCGTCAATTTCACCGCCGCCTCAACACACTGGCTTAGCACCGCGTTCAGGTCTAATACCGAGGCTATCGAACGTCCTAGCGCGGAGAGCGCGCGTTGTCCCTCAATCTTTTGGGCAAGGGCAAGGCGCACTTCCATCCGCGTTTGGGTGTCCTCACTTTCAATGCCTCCTTTCCGTTCGCCCCCTGTGCTGCGCAGTGGGGCTTTGGGGCTGCGTCCATCCGCCAAAACGCCCCGCACGGCACGAACAACCCCCGCTCGGTCAAAACTATCGCCGCTGCTTTGTTTGGGAAGGGTATCCACACGCACAAACGGCAAGCCCGAAAATTCAGGGCGTTCTCGCAAGGATTCCAGAATATCCCGCCCATCGCGATCCCGCATCGTGCCGTTCACCAAGACTGCCCCATAACGGGCGGGCGAGGCGGCTAGAGCATCACGGCTGGTATAGGCTGTTTCTACCACAAAACCCGCCTCCCGCAGCATCCCCGCCAGCACTCCTGCCGCGTGCAAATCATCATCCACAATCAACAAACGCGCCGCATTCAACCCGAAATCAAAACTCATGGCACGCACCTTCTTGTTTTTTTTGATTGTCTAAACCTGATTCTCTCAGCGTGGGCGTGGATGATGAGTGTATGGTGCGCCCTAGCAAAACGATTTACCCTCGGCGTTTGCCGGGGGTATAGGATTCAAGGATCGACCCTCCTATGAACTCTCGTAACAGCGAATCATCCGGCACAAACGAGGCATCTGCCGGACGCACCCAGCGCAAGAAGGATAACAACCGCTTCGCCTCAACATAGTGCCACGTGGTTGGCTCAACCTGCCGCAACAGCGGCTCGGCTAAGGGGCGCAGCATGGCAAGCTCATAGGGCAGGCTGGAATTGAACATCACATCGGCGTGTTCTTGATAAGGAAAAATATTTCGTTTTTCCCCCCGCCGGACGCTCTCCCACCGGTTGATGGTATCCAGTGCGCTGTATCCCCGATGGGCGGCGTCGCGGACGATGCGGCGCAGCAAGCGTACATCGGTGGTTGGCACGCGGTTATGGCGATCCAAATTCAACGCCGTCACCGCCGAAACGTAGAGCCGGAACACTTTATCCGCCGGAATATCGGGCAAAAGTTCTGGGTTCAAGCCGTGAATACCCTCAGCTATAATAATCTGATCATCGTGCAAACGCACCACCTCACCAGGGACGGCTCGCCCTAGCTTGAAATCAAAATGGGGCAGCTGCACTTCATTTCCGGCGAAAAGTGCCTTCAAATCTATGTTCATCTGCGCCCGATCCAGCGCCCCCAGTGATTCAAAATCATAAGCGCCGAACTCATCACGCGGGGTATGCTCCCGATCCACAAAGTAATTGTCCATCGCCAGCGTAAAGGGGTGAATCCCATACGCCATGAGTTGGATCGCCAAACGCTTAGAAAATGTCGTCTTGCCCGCCGAGGAGGGTCCGGCAATCAGCACGAGGCGCAGCCCCTGTGCGTGCCGTGCGGCAATTTGGCTGGCAATTGCCCCCAAATAGCGGGAGTGAAGCGCCTCGGCAATGAGGACTTCTTCGCGCAGTTTCCCTTCCTCAATGGCACGGTTCAGCGTCCCAATATCGGCTAAGCCAATGACGTTACGCCAGGCTTTGTCTTGCTGGAAGGCCACCTCCAATTTATGAGAAGGCTCATAGGGATGCAGCCCATCGACAAATTCGGCGCGGGGGTAGACCAAAATGAAGCCTGCCTCCATCGGGTATAGATCAAAGAGCGTCAGA from the Anaerolineales bacterium genome contains:
- a CDS encoding nucleoside kinase, with the protein product MTAVSHSEARSEARVTFPDGAVYSAPIGTPLLHYVNAAYPNGHPNRPILGGIIDNNLAELTYSVNRDLTLQPITLRDSDGGRIYRRSLVFLLITAAAECFPGVKIAVEHSIPTGGFYCEPLNRPNFTAAELDRIRAQMSAIVAADEPFERKTIPLAEAVAWFTEHGDDDMVRLLRTRDKDYLTVYTMRGQVDYLFGYMVPSTGYLTLFDLYPMEAGFILVYPRAEFVDGLHPYEPSHKLEVAFQQDKAWRNVIGLADIGTLNRAIEEGKLREEVLIAEALHSRYLGAIASQIAARHAQGLRLVLIAGPSSAGKTTFSKRLAIQLMAYGIHPFTLAMDNYFVDREHTPRDEFGAYDFESLGALDRAQMNIDLKALFAGNEVQLPHFDFKLGRAVPGEVVRLHDDQIIIAEGIHGLNPELLPDIPADKVFRLYVSAVTALNLDRHNRVPTTDVRLLRRIVRDAAHRGYSALDTINRWESVRRGEKRNIFPYQEHADVMFNSSLPYELAMLRPLAEPLLRQVEPTTWHYVEAKRLLSFLRWVRPADASFVPDDSLLREFIGGSILESYTPGKRRG